The following are encoded together in the Equus quagga isolate Etosha38 chromosome 15, UCLA_HA_Equagga_1.0, whole genome shotgun sequence genome:
- the SERPINB1 gene encoding leukocyte elastase inhibitor produces the protein MEQLSTANTHFAVDLFRALNESDPTGNIFISPLSISSALAMIFLGTRGNTAAQVSKALYFDTVEDIHSRFQSLNADINKPGAPYILKLANRLYGEKTYNFLADFLASTQKMYGAELASVDFQQAPEDARKEINEWVKGQTEGKIPELLVKGMVDNMTKLVLVNAIYFKGNWQEKFMKEATRDAPFRLNKKDTKTVKMMYQKKKFPYNYIEDLKCRVLELPYQGKELSMIILLPDDIEDESTGLEKIEKQLTLEKLREWTKPENLGLAEVNVHLPRFKLEESYDLTSHLARLGVQDLFNRGKADLSGMSGARDLFVSKIIHKSFVDLNEEGTEAAAATAGTIMLAMLMPEENFNADHPFIFFIRHNPSTNILFLGRFSSP, from the exons ATGGAGCAGCTGAGCACAGCCAACACCCACTTTGCGGTGGACTTGTTCCGCGCTTTGAATGAGAGCGATCCTACTGGAAACATCTTCATCTCTCCCTTAAGCATTTCCTCAGCGCTGGCCATGATCTTTCTGGGGACCAGAGGCAATACAGCGGCACAGGTGTCCAAG gcACTTTATTTTGATACTGTTGAGGATATTCATTCAAGATTTCAGAGTCTGAATGCTGATATCAACAAACCTGGAGCTCCCTATATTCTGAAACTCGCTAATAGATTATATGGAGAGAAAACCTATAATTTCCTCGCT gatttctTAGCTTCAACTCAGAAGATGTATGGTGCTGAATTGGCCAGTGTGGATTTTCAGCAAGCCCCTGAAGATGCAAGAAAGGAGATAAATGAATGGGTCAAAGGACAGACAGAGG GGAAAATTCCGGAACTGTTGGTCAAGGGTATGGTTGATAACATGACTAAACTTGTGCTGGTGAATGCCATCTACTTCAAGGGAAACTGGCAGGAGAAATTCATGAAAGAGGCTACGAGAGACGCACCATTCCGATTGAATAAG aaagacacaaaaacagtgaaaatgaTGTATCAGAAGAAGAAATTTCCATACAACTACATCGAGGACCTCAAGTGCCGTGTGCTGGAGCTGCCTTACCAAGGCAAAGAGCTCAGCATGATCATCCTGCTGCCAGACGACATTGAGGATGAGTCCACGGGCCTGGAGAAG ATTGAGAAACAGTTGACTTTGGAAAAACTGCGTGAGTGGACCAAACCTGAGAATCTGGGTCTCGCTGAAGTCAATGTCCACTTGCCCAGGTTCAAGCTGGAAGAGAGCTACGATCTCACCTCCCATCTAGCCCGCCTAGGTGTACAAGACCTCTTTAACAGGGGCAAAGCTGATCTGTCTGGCATGTCAGGGGCCAGAGATCTTTTCGTATCGAAAATTATCCACAAGTCCTTTGTGGACCTGAATGAGGAGGGTACGGAGGCTGCGGCAGCCACAGCAGGCACGATCATGCTCGCCATGCTGATGCCAGAGGAAAATTTCAATGCCGACCAtccattcattttcttcattcggCACAATCCCTCAACTAACATCCTGTTCTTAGGCAGATTTTCTTCTCCTTAG